The Carassius gibelio isolate Cgi1373 ecotype wild population from Czech Republic chromosome B9, carGib1.2-hapl.c, whole genome shotgun sequence genome includes a region encoding these proteins:
- the hecw2a gene encoding E3 ubiquitin-protein ligase HECW2, whose amino-acid sequence MAPQGRDHLATRETAGRRRSPNVRHTLSPENLRSLAERGGAEQTGAGLPRANSDTDLVSSQGRSSLTASTLEFTLGRGQNLVITWDIKEEVDATDWIGMYHIDETCPSNMWDCKNRGVNGTQCGQIFWRLEAGPYFLEAETRICFKYYHGVSGALRATTPCITVKNPRASVDGQGEGQQASDSSRKLVSFTLSDIRAVGLKKGMFFNPDPYLKMSIHPGKKSCFPTFSHHGQERRSGITTNTTNPVWHGEKHTFVALMTDVLVIEVKDKFAKSRPIIKRFLGQLNIPVQMLLERHASGNQSLSFSLCRRLPTDHVSGQMHFKVDVTSMGQDDISPETILGAAALNGAPGTPSDDEDLPHPLPVPSAGPSPTGSLGSHRNGDGSSIPSPDTEMYGTTLDDEAPSSPDPLQVSFSEQLDAIDAPKGPGDRPFGAASPKLRSSFPTHTRLSAMLHIDSDEDEERSAATEATLPTFSSTSRTQNIPTKPPITEPVVERTVEEPPEEAELESEIETLNIGPEVAPEPEVVPSSVAPEVETASLIERQEEEEEDEEEGLAPSEELATEVDISSMASDCSPGLVSASQEAEQGAEAAIDPGGEDLSDDPPTTYEVVEETVPKNELERDAPKPEPSANEEEECEDVTEDTMSRRWSLEATAGVSQEDEEEEELMPSVDGESVDSETFITETESELGVPQINGDQRVCSLPSVRQDIHRYQRVDEPLPPNWEARIDSHGRIFFVDHVNRTTTWQRPTGPPAPQGLTRSSSILQMEQLNRRYQSIRRTMTNERSEEQRVDDPPSEETELLPHSIGEYRRDGFMGQASSRSRLALLLQSPGAKFLSSPDFFSVLHSNPGAYRMFTSNTCLKHMISKVRRDVQHFERYQHNRDLVNFLNLFSNKQLELPRGWEMKHDHTGKPFFVDHNCRATTFIDPRLPLQNSRSSGLLAHRQHLSRQRSHSAGEVADDSRSPSPPVQGRSPRNRQYQDLVPVAYNEKIVAFLRQPNIFEILQERQPELVRNHSLREKVQFIRNEGPTGLARLSSDADLVMLLSLFEEEVMSYVPPNALLLSSYCHASPQSSPGTPRANARAPAPYKRDFEAKLRSFYRKMETKGYGQGPGKVKLIIRRDHLLEDAFNQIMCYSRKDLQRSRLYVSFVGEEGLDYSGPSREFFFLVSRELFNPYYGLFEYSANDTYTVQISPMSAFVDNHHEWFRFSGRILGLALIHQYLLDAFFTRPFYKGLLRIPCDLSDLEFLDEEFHQSLQWMKDNDIQDMLDLTFTVNEEVFGQITERELKPGGSGIPVSDKNKKEYIERMVKWRIERGVAQQTESLVRGFYEVVDVRLVSVFDARELELVIAGTAEIDLADWRSHTEYRGGYHDNHIVIRWFWAAVERFNNEQRLRLLQFVTGTSSIPYEGFASLRGSNGPRRFCVEKWGKVTSLPRAHTCFNRLDLPPYPSFSMLYEKMLTAVEETSTFGLE is encoded by the exons ATGGCGCCTCAGGGGCGGGATCACCTGGCCACACGGGAGACTGCAGGCCGTAGACGGAGCCCAAATGTGCGGCACACGCTCAGCCCGGAGAATCTTCGGAGCTTAGCCGAGCGCGGTGGAGCCGAGCAGACTGGAGCTGGACTCCCCAGAGCCAACAGCGATACAGACCTGGTCAGTTCTCAAGGGCGATCCTCGCTCACAGCTTCTACTTTAGAGTTCACTTTGGGCCGGGGCCAGAACTTGGTCATCACGTGGGATATCAAGGAAGAGGTGGATGCTACAGACTGGATTGGCATGTACCACATAG atGAGACCTGTCCATCAAATATGTGGGACTGCAAGAACCGCGGGGTTAACGGTACACAGTGTGGTCAGATTTTCTGGAGGCTGGAGGCAGGACCGTACTTCCTTGAAG CTGAGACAAGGATCTGTTTTAAGTACTATCATGGAGTAAGCGGTGCACTGAGAGCCACAACTCCCTGCATCACAGTCAAGAACCCCAGAGCTTCG GTCGACGGTCAAGGTGAAGGACAGCAAGCTTCAGACAGCAGCCGGAAATTGGTCAGCTTTACTCTATCAG ATATCCGGGCTGTGGGGCTGAAAAAAGGGATGTTTTTTAACCCAGACCCTTATTTGAAGATGAGCATTCATCCTGGCAAGAAAAGTTGCTTCCCGACATTTTCTCATCATGGTCAAGAGAGACGATCTGGCATTACAACTAACACTACTAATCCTGTGTGGCATGgagag AAACACACTTTTGTGGCTCTTATGACAGACGTCTTAGTGATTGAGGTCAAAGACAAGTTTGCTAAAAGTCGACCTATTATTAAACGCTTTCTGGGTCAACTGAACATCCCGGTGCAGATGCTGCTGGAGAGACACGCATCAGG GAACCAATCACTGAGCTTCTCTCTATGTCGTCGTTTGCCCACTGATCATGTGAGCGGTCAAATGCACTTTAAAGTGGATGTTACATCTATGGGCCAAGATG ACATTTCTCCTGAGACGATTCTGGGGGCAGCAGCCCTCAATGGAGCTCCTGGAACCCCTTCAGATGATGAAGATCTGCCCCATCCTCTCCCTGTCCCATCAGCAGGCCCTTCCCCCACTGGCTCCCTGGGTTCCCATAGAAATGGTGACGGGAGCAGCATTCCCTCCCCAGACACAGAGATGTATGGTACCACCCTGGACGATGAAGCCCCTTCTTCACCTGACCCGCTACAGGTTTCTTTCAGTGAGCAGCTTGATGCCATTGATGCCCCTAAGGGCCCGGGAGATAGGCCTTTTGGGGCAGCTTCTCCCAAACTACGATCTAGCTTTCCCACACATACGCGCCTCAGCGCTATGTTGCATATTGACTCAGATGAAGATGAGGAAAGATCCGCTGCTACAGAGGCTACGCTACCTACATTTAGTAGCACTTCAAGGACTCAAAACATCCCCACAAAACCACCAATAACAGAACCTGTGGTTGAAAGAACTGTAGAGGAACCTCCAGAAGAGGCAGAGCTGGAGTCTGAAATAGAGACTCTGAATATAGGACCAGAGGTGGCTCCTGAGCCAGAGGTTGTGCCGAGTTCAGTGGCCCCTGAGGTGGAAACCGCCAGTCTGATAGAGAggcaagaggaagaggaagaagacgaGGAAGAGGGGCTGGCACCCAGTGAGGAGCTGGCAACTGAAGTTGATATCTCTTCAATGGCATCTGACTGCAGCCCAGGCCTTGTGTCTGCTTCTCAG GAGGCAGAACAAGGGGCAGAGGCAGCCATTGACCCAGGGGGAGAAGATCTTTCAGATGACCCACCCACAACTTATGAGGTTGTTGAAGAAACCGTTCCAAAAAATGAGTTAGAGAGGGACGCCCCAAAACCAGAACCATCAGCCAATGAGGAAGAGGAATGTGAAGATGTGACTGAGGACACAATGTCCAGAAGATGGAGCCTGGAGGCGACAGCCGGTGTGTCACaggaggatgaagaggaagaggagtTAATGCCTTCAGTAGACGGAGAATCTGTGGATTCGGAGACCTTCATTACGGAGACAGAATCAGAATTAG GTGTCCCTCAGATCAACGGCGATCAGCGTGTTTGTTCTCTGCCGTCTGTAAGACAAGACATCCACCGATACCAGCGTGTGGACGAGCCCTTACCTCcta ACTGGGAGGCTCGTATTGACAGTCATGGCCGTATCTTCTTTGTGGATCATGTGAACCGCACCACCACATGGCAGAGACCCACTGGCCCACCTGCTCCCCAGGGTCTGACCCGCTCCAGCTCCATACTGCAGATGGAGCAACTCAACCGCAG GTATCAGAGTATTCGTCGAACTATGACCAATGAAAGGTCTGAGGAACAAAGAGTGGATGATCCTCCTTCTGAAGAGACAGAACTGCTGCCCCACTCCATCGGTG AATACCGAAGGGACGGCTTTATGGGTCAAGCCAGCTCACGTTCTCGTCTGGCTTTGCTGCTTCAGTCTCCTGGTGCAAAGTTCCTCTCCAGTCCAGACTTCTTCTCTGttctgcattctaatcct GGTGCCTATCGCATGTTCACAAGTAATACGTGTCTGAAGCACATGATCAGTAAAGTTCGACGGGACGTCCAACACTTCGAGCGATACCAGCACAACCGGGACCTTGTCAACTTCCTCAATCTGTTCTCCAACAAGCAGCTGGAGCTGCCACGGGGCTGGGAGATGAAACACGACCACACTGggaag CCCTTCTTTGTGGATCATAACTGTCGTGCCACAACATTTATTGACCCACGGCTGCCTTTACAGAACTCGCGGTCCAGCGGCCTGCTGGCGCACCGACAGCACCTGTCCCGCCAGCGCAGCCACAGTGCAGGAGAG GTAGCCGATGACTCTCGCTCTCCGAGTCCTCCTGTCCAGGGCCGGTCGCCAAGAAACCGTCAGTATCAGGACTTGGTGCCTGTAG CTTATAATGAGAAGATTGTCGCTTTTCTGAGACAACCCAACATTTTTGAGATTCTGCAAGAAAGACAGCCGGAGCTTGTGAGAAATCACTCCCTTAG agagaAGGTTCAGTTCATCCGCAATGAGGGCCCAACTGGGTTGGCCCGTCTGTCCAGTGATGCAGACCTAGTTATGTTGCTCAG CCTGTTTGAAGAGGAAGTGATGTCTTATGTGCCACCCAATGCCTTACTGCTCTCCAGCTACTGTCATGCGTCCCCTCAGAGCTCCCCTG GAACTCCACGAGCCAATGCTCGAGCCCCTGCACCCTACAAGCGGGATTTTGAGGCCAAACTAAGAAGCTTTTACCGCAAAATGGAAACCAAGGGCTACGGGCAGGGGCCAGGAAAAGTGAA GTTAATAATTAGAAGAGACCACCTTCTGGAGGATGCTTTCAACCAGATCATGTGCTATTCTCGCAAAGACCTACAGAGAAGCAGGCTTTACGTCAGCTTTGTTGGAGAAGAAGG GCTGGACTACAGTGGTCCATCCAGAGAGTTCTTCTTCCTGGTTTCCCGTGAGCTTTTTAACCCATACTATGGACTATTTGAATACTCAGCTAATGACACTTACACTGTGCAGATCAGCCCCATGTCAGCCTTTGTGGACAACCATCATGAATG GTTCCGGTTCAGTGGACGCATCCTGGGGCTCGCTCTAATTCATCAGTACCTGTTGGATGCATTCTTCACCCGACCATTCTACAAAGGCCTTCTTCGCAT TCCATGTGATTTGAGTGATCTAGAGTTTTTGGATGAGGAGTTCCATCAGAGTCTCCAGTGGATGAAGGACAATGACATTCAGGATATGCTAGACCTCACCTTTACTGTCAATGAGGAGGTGTTTGGACAG ATTACAGAGCGTGAGCTGAAGCCGGGTGGGTCTGGCATCCCTGTGTCAGACAAGAACAAGAAAGAGTACATTGAACGCATGGTGAAGTGGCGGATTGAGAGAGGGGTGGCCCAGCAGACAGAGAGTCTCGTGAGAGGATTCTATGAG GTGGTGGACGTCCGACTCGTCTCCGTGTTTGATGCCCGAGAGCTGGAGCTGGTCATTGCTGGGACAGCGGAGATTGACCTAGCCGATTGGAGAAGCCATACAGAATACAGAGGAG GTTACCATGATAACCACATAGTGATTCGATGGTTCTGGGCTGCAGTGGAGCGTTTCAACAACGAACAAAGACTACGACTCCTTCAG tttgTTACAGGCACTTCTAGCATTCCCTATGAGGGGTTTGCCTCTCTGCGGGGCAGTAACGGCCCACGTCGATTCTGTGTGGAGAAATGGGGCAAAGTGACCTCCCTCCCACG gGCTCACACCTGCTTTAACCGCCTGGATCTCCCTCCCTACCCCTCCTTCTCGATGCTCTACGAGAAGATGCTCACTGCTGTGGAGGAGACCAGCACCTTTGGTCTGGAGTGA